Proteins encoded in a region of the Marmota flaviventris isolate mMarFla1 chromosome 3, mMarFla1.hap1, whole genome shotgun sequence genome:
- the LOC114080623 gene encoding olfactory receptor 6C3-like, with amino-acid sequence MRNHTMIKEFILLGISDNPELQVIMFIFLFITYLLSITGNLTIIILTLLDSHLKTPMYFFFRNFSFLEIPFTSVSIPRFLGSIITKVKTISYNNCLAQLYFFISMGVSEFFLLTATSYDRYFAICKPLHYTTIMNKKVCSLLVFGSWLAGFLTIFPLLMLFLRLDFCASNVINHFSCDYFPILQLSCSDTWLLEKIGFYFAFVTLLFTLALVILSYICIISTILRIPSGSQRKKAFSTCSSHMIVISISYGSCIFMYVKPSAKERASLTKGVALLNTTVAPMLNPFIYTLRNQQVKQSFKHLVHKVVFYRSK; translated from the coding sequence atgagaaACCACACAATGATTAAAGAGTTTATACTCTTGGGCATATCAGACAACCCAGAGCTTCAGGTTAtaatgtttatctttttattcataACTTATTTATTAAGCATCACTGGAAACCTAACCATCATCATTCTCACCTTGCTGGACTCACATCTAAAGACCCCTATGTATTTCTTCTTCCGGAATTTCTCCTTCTTGGAAATTCCATTCACCAGTGTTTCCATCCCCAGATTTTTGGGATCAATAATTACTAAAGTCAAGACTATTTCCTATAACAACTGTTTAGctcaattatatttcttcatcTCCATGGGTGTGTCTGAATTTTTCCTTCTAACTGCTACGTCCTATGATCGCTATTTCGCCATCTGCAAGCCACTGCATTACACCACCATCATGAATAAGAAAGTCTGCTCCCTTCTTGTCTTTGGTTCATGGCTGGCAGGATTTCTGACCATTTTTCCACTACTTATGCTCTTCCTCAGGTTAGATTTCTGTGCTTCCAATGTCATCAATCACTTCTCTTGTGACTACTTCCCCATCTTGCAACTCTCGTGCTCAGATACATGGCTTTTAGAGAAAATTGGCTTTTACTTTGCCTTTGTTACTCTTCTCTTCACTTTAGCGTTGGTGATTCTGTCCTACATATGCATCATTAGCACCATTCTGAGAATCCCATCTGGCAGTCAGAGGAAAAAGGCTTTCTCCACTTGTTCCTCTCACATGATTGTCATCTCCATCTCTTATGGAAGCTGCATATTCATGTATGTCAAGCCTTCAGCAAAAGAAAGAGCATCACTGACCAAAGGAGTAGCTCTCCTCAACACTACTGTTGCTCCCATGTTGAACCCTTTTATTTACACTTTGAGGAACCAGCAAGTTAAACAAAGCTTTAAACACTTGGTTCATAAGGTAGTATTTTACAGAAGCAAATGA